The nucleotide sequence CGAACGGTTCATGCGATTGCAGCCCAGCAACCCATTGGCGTTGACCCAGCGTGCGGCCGCCAAGCTATTCAGCGGGGACGTCGAATCAGCCACCGGATCAATGCTGGACGCTTTGACCGAGAGCGGTCGCGAGGTCGACAGCTTCGTCATCAGCGTCGCATCGGTGTTGTCCTACACGCTGCTGCAAACCGGCGCTTTCCTGACCGCCCGCGCCTATGCAACGCTGGCGGTGATGGCCGAGGGCTTTGAAGGCCAAAACGCGGCCATGGATGTCTTGGGGCAATTGAATCACGCCCCGACGATTCCAATGCTGTTGAAATCGTTGCCCGAACCGATTTCGCGTCCGTCGACGGTTGATTGGGGCGAGCGTTTTGACGAAGCCCAGGGATTGCTTCGCAGCAACAAGGTCGTGCTGGCTGAAACGAAGCTGCAGTCTTTGCAGCGGGTCGCATCGATGGAACCGGCGATTTTGTCGGGCCTGCTGCACTGTGCCATTTGGCGTGGCAATTTGGAACGTCAATCGGACTTGTTGCGTCAATTGTCCCAGTGCGAATCGCTGGACCAGCAGCAACGTGTCCGTTTCGCGGCGATGGCCGAACTGGTTCATCCCGACCTGAAGGGAATTTCGGTTTCGTTGACACGCTTGGAAGCGACCATTGGCGATCTGGACGAGATCGAAATGGCGTTCCTGGCCGATTCACGCGTGTTGAAATTGCCCGCCGAAGCGGCCCAGAGCCTGCGACAGGAGGACGAAGAAGTCGCCCCACGCGTTGCGTTTCAAATCTTGGATCGTGACCGCCCCGAACCGACCGAAGCACCGAGCGTCGACAATTTCCCCCGATCCCTTGCCATTGTTTTGTTGTATGGCAAGCAGACCGATCGTGATGCCAAATTGATCGCGTTGGACATGCAATCCGCCGACGCGGAAACGGTTCAATCCAAACTGTCCGAACTCTTGCCCGGGGTTGAATATCAGTCGACCCAGGATCGTCAATTGCCTTTCTTGGTCGCGGCACGTCCGCAATTGGCCTTGGTCCAGTTCGAAGCCGATCCGCTGGCCGTGGACGAAACCATCGTCTCGATCCAGCGCAGCGAGGTCGCCGACCGTTTGACAAAGATCGCGTTGCCCATGCTGGGTGACCGTTCACTGGTCGACGCGGCCCAGGATTCGGACGCGAAGTTCGACTGTTCGGTGGCCGTCACGATCATGGAGTCCTATGACTTGCTGACGTCGTTGGACGAAGAATTGTCGGGCAAGATTCGATCCGCCGCCAACGTGGATGCGTTGCCCGGACTGACCATCAGCGATGACGATATCGAAGACGTCGCCAATGTTGATCTGAACCGGGTCGATGTGGCGGGGCTGAACAACGAGTCGCGGATCTACTTGATGAACCGCGCCCAGCAGGTCTCCGCGACGCCACTGCTGCGTCGAGTCGCCCAATCCATCCTGGATTCCAACATCCGCAACGAAAACCCGGATGTGACCATCATGGCCTATTTTGCTTTGGTGGGCAGTTCGACGAACTTCAAGTCCAAGCTTGCCCTGCTGGACGAAGCCAAAGCGTACGCCAAGGCGAACGACCGGGTCACGCCACGGATGCTGTTCTTGGAACTGGAACTGCGATTGCAAGCACGCGACGGCGAAGGTTTCCAGCAATCGTTGCGAGAGGTGTCGGAAACCTATGGCAATAACCCGGAAGTCATGGCCCAGCTGCAGCAAATGCTGATGTCATGGGGACTGATTCGCCCGGACGGATCGCCGCGTAACGCCGGCCCGGCTGCTGCGGCACCGGCTTCGCCGCAAGCAGAATCGGGTTTGTGGACTCCGGATTCCGGTAGCCCCGCAGCGGCGCCCCCCGCCGCATCGGGTCCGCCCGCATCGGCCCCAGAAAGTGGTAGCGGTGGCAAGCTTTGGGTCCCCGGCATGGACTGATTTCAGCGAATGCCTGACGACAGCACGCCCGCCGACGAACCGTCGGGCCCCGATCATCCCGATCCAATTTCAACGCCGCCGCCACGTCGCGGCGAATTGGCGCCCGCCCAATTTGCCACGCCCGCGGATGCCGCCGAAGCTGACCAGCGATGGATGCAAGATGCCTTGCGTTTGGCAACGGCGGGACAGGGTCACGTGGAACCGAACCCCATGGTCGGATGCGTGCTGGTTCGCGACGGCCGCTTGATCGGTCAAGGTTACCACCGGAAGTTTGGCGGTCCCCACGCGGAAGTCGAAGCGATCCGGGATTGCCTGGCGAGTGGCCAGACGACGGTCGGCTGCACAGCCTATGTCACCTTGGAACCCTGCTGTCATCACGGAAAAACACCTCCTTGCACCGGAGCCTTGATCGACGCACAGGTTCATCGCGTCGTTATCGCAGTTGCTGACCCGTTCAAACAGGTCGACCACGGCGGCATTCGGCAATTGACTGATGCAGGGATTCGCGTCGACGTCGGTGTTTTAGAATCGGAGGCACGGTTTATCCTGGCCCCCTATCTGAAACGCATCACGACGGGAATCCCGTGGATGATCGCCAAATGGGCGATGACCGCCGACGGCAGGATCGCGACCGTCACGGGCCAGAGTCAATGGATTACCGGCACGGACAGCCGGGCCGATGTCCATCAAACCCGCGGACGCGTCGATGCGATCGTCGTGGGAATGGGGACGATGTCGGCGGATGATCCGTTACTGACCGCTCGACCGCCGGGGGCCAGGGTCGCCCAGCGTCTGGTTTTCTGTCGAACGTCGCTGCCCGGCGAAACATCGCGATTGGTGCAGACGGCGGATCAGATTCCGACCACTTGTGTCGCCCCGGAAGACCTGAACCCAGTATCACAAAAACGTCTGGCCGACCTGGGTGTACGTTTTCTGCGGCCGACCGCAGAACCACCCTGTGATCAGGTAGCTCGATCGAACGATTGTGGGCCGGCGGAGATGGACCCGCCACTTCGCCGGGTCATGCGAACGTTGAGCCATGAAGGCGCAACCAACGTCTTGTTGGAATGCGGTGGGCGTTTAATGGCCAGTTTTCTTTCCGAAAACCTTCCCGACGAGTTTCACATCTATGTCGGCGCGAAGGTCTTTGGCGGTCACACGGCCCCTGGTCCGGTGGGCGGAGCTGGGATTTCGGCTATCGGTGAGAGCCCCGCGTTGGAATTGGTCGAATCCAGAGCCATCGGCGAAGACGTCAAAATTATTTATCGGCGGAAGTGAGAATCTTGCACCGTGATCGCGTGAAACGCTTTTTCTGCCGACCCTAGGCATTTCGTCGCAACCGCGCTCTTTATTTCTTCTCCCAATTTTGACGATAACCGGGGAAACGGACTCGTCGGGCTGGCCCCGACAAGAGGGCCGGCTGATGCGTCCATATCGATTCGCTCCCAGAGAGGGTTTGCCACCGAGAGACTGACTTGCCTACATACGCACCGCAAAATGGATTGGTGTTTGGTGTTGGTCCTTTGGCGGGCCCTCTTAAAACACGCTGAAAGGCGAAGAGGGTTCCGGGATGAGATGGCGTTGTTTGCTTGCCGTGATACTCGGCTTGTCCATGACGGACGTGGCGACTTTTGCTCAAGGTCGCCCGGAGGCTGAGCGTCTTTCCCCGACCCCATCGTCGCTGACAAGCGACATGTCTTTTGACGACCACGGGATGGCCCGTTTCATCTTGGTCGGCGGCCGATTGCAGCTTCACCCGCTGCAGCATCGAAAGGGCCGCGAAACCCGCGATCGTGGTGGTGTCTTTGAAAGTATTTCGGTCCAATCGCACGCGGGTCTGCCGACACTGCAGTACACGTTTCAATCGGCTGAGTGTCACTTGTCATTGAACGTCCAGGACGCCAAGTCGATCCGGATGGAATTGTTCGTCACCGACACGCAACGTCGTGATGTGCTGGAACAATACGAAGGCAAGCCCGTCCGCTGGATCACCGATGACACCATCGAAGCAGACAGCCTGTTGCACCTGAGAAGGCAAAACCCACAGTCCTTTGACAAGACGTTTGGTGAAATCGTTGCCCATCTGTTGCGTGGCCAATCGCTGCACGCGTTCAGCCGAAATGTCGACCGCAAGCTGATCCACTTGGTTTCGTCCACCGACACGGCGCTGCCGCGTCAGGACCAGATTCAACAGTGGATCGAAGCATTGTCGGCCGATCAGATCGGTAAACGTCAAACCGCACAAAACCAACTGTTGCGTGTGGGCACCCCCGTCCTGCAGATGCTGGATGCCATCCCGAGCGAACACTTGGATGCGGAACAACGGTATCGCATCAAACAGATCCGCCGACGCTTGACCCCAACCATGGAAGACTCCGTCGCGTCGTGGGCCCACCGTTTGGCCATGGACCGACAGTACTTTGCGACCATCGCGGGTGACTTACCGATCGACCAACAGTTGATCGTCAACCGACACTTAGAATCATTGGGCATGGAACCCATCGTCGGTTCGTCCGAAAGCTTGGTTCATGTGGCGACGTCATCGGATTGAATCGAACCGGACCGACCTAATGGTGCGGACGATTTGTTCTGGCGCTCTGCGTCAGTGAATCTGATGTTGTCACGACAAGCAACGACGGCCACTGAACCAGGAATCGTCGATGGCTTGTTGCTAATTAGTGAACCTGGACGTCTGCGGTCCCACGCTGGATCGACGCGAAAGCATCGCGGTAGGCCTGTTCCTTTTCCGGGAACAACGGCCCCTGGTCGATCGGCCCCACCGCACCGTGCTGAAAACGACTTTTGGGAAACACCGGCATCGTTACACCGCAAATCTGCTGGATTCCTGACGCCACGATTTGCCCCTTCAAATCGTAAAGACGCTGATGGTCCCAGTCGGTCAAACCGACAAAGGGAATCGCTTCGGCCACTTCGATCACCGCCGTGGTGGCATAGGGGCTGAACCCTTCAAAGCCAAACTTCTTTGCCGGTGCCGCGGTACGCACGTGACCACGACTTTGGCCGCCGCTGTAGGTCAGTGAATGCTTGACCGCGTCGACGCCCCACCCCTCTTGGTAAAGCATTCGATTCCCCAACACGCTGCGAATGGTTAGCTCGGGATTCTCTTCGATTGGATAGTCCTTCAAGTTTTCATCGCCGCCATCGCCATCGATCAAGTATTTCCAAGTGGGATAGCGACGTCGGACTTCGCGCAGCAGGGCGATTCCCATGGCGGCCGCCTGGACGTCCAAGGGCTTGTAGTCT is from Crateriforma conspicua and encodes:
- a CDS encoding tetratricopeptide repeat protein, producing MSVDTYSICPCGNGKKIKFCKCKDSIHDMDRVIKMVEGGQVVPALDRLAAILEEHPDAAWALAIRGRLLIDLREYDTLAENAERFMRLQPSNPLALTQRAAAKLFSGDVESATGSMLDALTESGREVDSFVISVASVLSYTLLQTGAFLTARAYATLAVMAEGFEGQNAAMDVLGQLNHAPTIPMLLKSLPEPISRPSTVDWGERFDEAQGLLRSNKVVLAETKLQSLQRVASMEPAILSGLLHCAIWRGNLERQSDLLRQLSQCESLDQQQRVRFAAMAELVHPDLKGISVSLTRLEATIGDLDEIEMAFLADSRVLKLPAEAAQSLRQEDEEVAPRVAFQILDRDRPEPTEAPSVDNFPRSLAIVLLYGKQTDRDAKLIALDMQSADAETVQSKLSELLPGVEYQSTQDRQLPFLVAARPQLALVQFEADPLAVDETIVSIQRSEVADRLTKIALPMLGDRSLVDAAQDSDAKFDCSVAVTIMESYDLLTSLDEELSGKIRSAANVDALPGLTISDDDIEDVANVDLNRVDVAGLNNESRIYLMNRAQQVSATPLLRRVAQSILDSNIRNENPDVTIMAYFALVGSSTNFKSKLALLDEAKAYAKANDRVTPRMLFLELELRLQARDGEGFQQSLREVSETYGNNPEVMAQLQQMLMSWGLIRPDGSPRNAGPAAAAPASPQAESGLWTPDSGSPAAAPPAASGPPASAPESGSGGKLWVPGMD
- a CDS encoding M3 family oligoendopeptidase — protein: MSFDDHGMARFILVGGRLQLHPLQHRKGRETRDRGGVFESISVQSHAGLPTLQYTFQSAECHLSLNVQDAKSIRMELFVTDTQRRDVLEQYEGKPVRWITDDTIEADSLLHLRRQNPQSFDKTFGEIVAHLLRGQSLHAFSRNVDRKLIHLVSSTDTALPRQDQIQQWIEALSADQIGKRQTAQNQLLRVGTPVLQMLDAIPSEHLDAEQRYRIKQIRRRLTPTMEDSVASWAHRLAMDRQYFATIAGDLPIDQQLIVNRHLESLGMEPIVGSSESLVHVATSSD
- the ribD gene encoding bifunctional diaminohydroxyphosphoribosylaminopyrimidine deaminase/5-amino-6-(5-phosphoribosylamino)uracil reductase RibD, which produces MPDDSTPADEPSGPDHPDPISTPPPRRGELAPAQFATPADAAEADQRWMQDALRLATAGQGHVEPNPMVGCVLVRDGRLIGQGYHRKFGGPHAEVEAIRDCLASGQTTVGCTAYVTLEPCCHHGKTPPCTGALIDAQVHRVVIAVADPFKQVDHGGIRQLTDAGIRVDVGVLESEARFILAPYLKRITTGIPWMIAKWAMTADGRIATVTGQSQWITGTDSRADVHQTRGRVDAIVVGMGTMSADDPLLTARPPGARVAQRLVFCRTSLPGETSRLVQTADQIPTTCVAPEDLNPVSQKRLADLGVRFLRPTAEPPCDQVARSNDCGPAEMDPPLRRVMRTLSHEGATNVLLECGGRLMASFLSENLPDEFHIYVGAKVFGGHTAPGPVGGAGISAIGESPALELVESRAIGEDVKIIYRRK